Proteins encoded by one window of Candidatus Zymogenus saltonus:
- a CDS encoding SRPBCC family protein, producing the protein MKIYNVHERNFSADLEKVGALLNTLAGEDDRLWPRENWPPMELDAPVGEGVRGGHGPIRYFVTEYVPGRRATFDFIDQGLSEGLNGRHLFEVVPRRGSVLLRHIVDADCDLKKWLKWQVFIGPLHDALMEDALDNAEVELSENPKKRSRWSLWVRFLRRMLARRRRTSS; encoded by the coding sequence ATGAAGATCTATAACGTACACGAGCGAAATTTCAGCGCAGACCTCGAAAAGGTCGGCGCCCTGTTGAATACCCTGGCGGGAGAAGACGACCGACTCTGGCCGAGGGAAAATTGGCCCCCCATGGAGCTTGACGCCCCAGTCGGGGAGGGGGTGAGGGGTGGACACGGGCCGATAAGATATTTTGTGACCGAATACGTCCCCGGAAGGAGGGCTACCTTCGATTTCATCGACCAGGGCCTCTCCGAGGGGCTTAACGGACGCCACCTATTCGAGGTCGTTCCACGCCGGGGGTCGGTACTGCTTCGCCACATCGTTGACGCCGACTGCGACCTGAAGAAATGGCTTAAATGGCAGGTGTTCATCGGCCCCCTTCACGACGCCCTCATGGAGGACGCCCTTGACAACGCCGAGGTGGAGCTGAGCGAAAATCCTAAAAAGCGGTCGAGGTGGAGCCTCTGGGTCAGGTTCCTCCGCAGGATGTTGGCACGAAGGCGCCGGACCTCCTCATAG
- a CDS encoding SUMF1/EgtB/PvdO family nonheme iron enzyme, translating into MERYIKIFGLIFLPLLLFSYSFAFQDTAAPAPDAESMALIPGGSYTMSCGDPDKEKIVELDPFYIDTFEVTNEKFARFLNAVYPEVKEGWLLWVNTDKGSEFKITKNSAEGSGEGVFSVVEGYENHPVVTVSWEGAMAYAKWEGKSLPTMKQWEAAARGNSTARFPWGDEIDPEKANYRTNEKLHTKEKGEIRSVGSYPPNEFGLYDVVGNAWEWTIDESKTGFLSFVPFINSLSFLTNPLKTLMGGSYLTGEDEIGVSLAHPANLKARFGNVGFRCVTAAE; encoded by the coding sequence ATGGAGAGATATATAAAAATTTTCGGCCTTATATTTTTACCGCTTCTTCTTTTCTCATACTCCTTCGCCTTTCAAGACACGGCCGCCCCTGCGCCTGACGCCGAATCAATGGCGCTGATCCCCGGCGGGAGCTACACAATGAGCTGCGGCGATCCCGATAAAGAGAAGATCGTCGAGCTCGATCCCTTCTACATCGACACCTTCGAGGTGACGAATGAGAAATTCGCCCGCTTCCTGAACGCCGTATATCCGGAGGTAAAGGAAGGCTGGCTCCTCTGGGTGAATACGGACAAGGGCTCCGAGTTCAAGATCACAAAGAATAGTGCCGAAGGCAGCGGGGAGGGCGTCTTTTCCGTCGTCGAGGGCTACGAAAACCACCCGGTAGTCACCGTCTCCTGGGAGGGGGCGATGGCCTACGCAAAATGGGAGGGGAAGTCCCTCCCCACCATGAAGCAGTGGGAGGCCGCCGCAAGGGGCAATAGCACTGCAAGATTCCCCTGGGGAGACGAGATCGATCCCGAAAAGGCCAACTACCGCACCAACGAAAAGCTCCACACAAAAGAAAAGGGGGAGATAAGATCCGTGGGGAGCTACCCCCCCAACGAGTTCGGCCTCTACGACGTTGTCGGAAACGCCTGGGAGTGGACAATAGACGAAAGCAAGACAGGTTTTCTCTCCTTCGTCCCCTTTATAAACTCCCTCTCCTTTTTGACCAACCCCCTGAAAACATTGATGGGAGGAAGCTACCTTACAGGCGAGGATGAAATCGGGGTCTCCCTTGCCCATCCGGCCAACCTGAAGGCGCGCTTTGGAAACGTCGGGTTTAGGTGCGTGACGGCGGCGGAGTGA
- a CDS encoding MBL fold metallo-hydrolase — protein sequence MKVQVLGSGTIVPSAFRSAAAYAVTIGERTILLDMGPGLLRRMAEAGIEINGVDMVFLSHFHPDHIGDFVPFVFASKYQIGPAREKDLTILAGVGFGELYNGLVEVYGKWIIPESYEIHIEEMGVEVREFDRFSVSTTRTNHNPESIAVRIDSEGRSLVYTGDTDLSESLIEISEGADLLIIETSFPDGMKVPGHLTPGEAAGIAARAKVKRVMPTHFYPPMEDVDLAGAFGGSFEGEVIRPRDLMVIDI from the coding sequence ATGAAGGTTCAGGTCTTGGGATCGGGGACGATCGTCCCCTCGGCTTTCCGGTCGGCGGCCGCCTATGCGGTGACGATAGGAGAACGAACGATTCTTCTCGACATGGGGCCGGGGCTCTTGAGGAGGATGGCCGAGGCGGGGATAGAGATCAACGGTGTGGACATGGTCTTTTTAAGCCACTTCCACCCGGATCATATCGGCGACTTCGTCCCTTTCGTATTCGCATCGAAATACCAGATCGGCCCGGCGAGGGAGAAAGACCTCACGATCCTGGCGGGCGTCGGGTTCGGCGAATTATACAACGGGCTGGTCGAGGTGTACGGGAAGTGGATTATTCCGGAGAGCTATGAGATACATATAGAGGAGATGGGGGTGGAGGTAAGGGAGTTCGACCGTTTTTCCGTATCGACGACGAGGACGAACCACAATCCTGAAAGCATAGCGGTGAGGATTGATTCGGAGGGGCGGTCCCTCGTCTACACCGGAGACACCGACCTGTCCGAGAGCCTGATAGAGATCTCCGAGGGGGCGGATCTCCTTATCATCGAAACCTCCTTCCCGGACGGCATGAAGGTGCCGGGGCACCTGACGCCCGGCGAGGCGGCCGGGATCGCGGCCAGGGCGAAAGTGAAGAGGGTCATGCCGACCCATTTCTACCCGCCGATGGAGGATGTTGATTTGGCAGGCGCCTTCGGCGGGAGCTTTGAAGGGGAGGTGATCAGGCCCCGAGACCTGATGGTCATAGACATCTGA
- a CDS encoding PrsW family intramembrane metalloprotease, which yields MLFLTLLVLSIAPGISILWYVYNKDKYEKEPKKLVVKTFILGACFTIPAGLLEVAIQSITGIRMEGSLVQGFIGAFFFVAPIEEYAKYLAIRIKAFRSSEMNEVMDGIVYGVAAAMGFATLENIAYVFQHGIGTGVMRAFLSVPGHGIEGAIIGYYLGLGKFNPKSLRRNTLTGLTIAIFFHGTFDFFAFSGSALAIFIIPLIFFMYLSFRKRVRLALKNSRFRDGRDTEEFPTKVIKMTTKGVVKIIFGIFFISFSALILIGSIAAASEGDWDAAEYGFSIFFTVIPTVVGTLLIFSSRKDRVEA from the coding sequence GTGCTTTTCCTGACGCTTCTCGTCCTTTCCATAGCGCCCGGGATATCGATACTCTGGTACGTCTACAACAAGGACAAGTACGAGAAGGAACCTAAAAAGCTTGTCGTTAAGACATTCATTTTGGGCGCCTGTTTTACCATACCGGCGGGGCTTCTGGAGGTTGCAATCCAGTCGATTACCGGGATAAGGATGGAGGGGAGTCTCGTACAGGGATTTATAGGGGCCTTCTTCTTCGTGGCTCCCATAGAGGAGTACGCCAAATACCTCGCGATAAGGATAAAGGCGTTTAGGTCAAGCGAGATGAACGAGGTTATGGACGGGATAGTCTACGGGGTCGCGGCGGCTATGGGATTTGCGACCCTGGAGAATATCGCATACGTGTTTCAGCACGGGATCGGAACGGGGGTGATGAGAGCCTTTCTCTCTGTTCCGGGCCACGGGATAGAGGGGGCCATCATCGGCTATTACCTCGGTCTGGGGAAGTTCAACCCAAAATCACTGAGAAGAAATACTCTAACCGGCCTGACAATCGCCATTTTCTTCCACGGGACGTTCGACTTCTTCGCATTTTCCGGGTCCGCCCTGGCGATATTTATAATCCCCCTTATCTTCTTCATGTACCTGTCGTTCAGAAAGAGGGTCCGTCTCGCCCTGAAGAATTCCCGATTCAGGGACGGCAGGGACACGGAGGAGTTCCCGACGAAGGTGATAAAGATGACCACAAAGGGCGTTGTCAAGATTATTTTCGGGATCTTTTTTATATCATTTTCGGCTCTCATCCTGATCGGCTCCATCGCCGCCGCATCCGAGGGGGATTGGGACGCGGCGGAGTACGGCTTTTCGATATTCTTTACCGTTATCCCCACCGTGGTCGGGACTTTGCTTATTTTTTCCTCGAGGAAGGACAGGGTGGAGGCTTGA